A window of the Xiashengella succiniciproducens genome harbors these coding sequences:
- a CDS encoding sensor histidine kinase, whose product MLDNLISNACKYTLSGGEVSLVLTANRQKANITVKDTGIGIPKKDRKYLFKEVFRAENAQSSQEKGSGFGLLQVHRIVKSMQGKLSYQSEENKGTSFTITLARSFETRDTSPRSLTDPLKPKISVPISAPLRTRTLAEDNELNKDCILIVEDNDALRYYLKHTFSPDYKVVDVANGEEAIVNLG is encoded by the coding sequence TTGCTGGACAATCTGATATCCAACGCCTGTAAATACACCTTGTCGGGTGGTGAAGTGTCTCTAGTCCTGACAGCAAACAGACAAAAGGCAAACATTACGGTTAAGGATACTGGTATTGGCATCCCTAAGAAGGATCGTAAATATCTTTTCAAAGAAGTCTTCAGAGCCGAGAATGCCCAAAGCTCACAGGAAAAAGGGAGCGGGTTTGGCCTCTTGCAGGTTCACCGTATCGTAAAATCAATGCAGGGTAAATTGTCTTATCAGTCGGAAGAAAACAAGGGAACCAGTTTTACGATTACTCTGGCTCGCAGTTTTGAAACCCGGGATACTTCACCCAGGTCACTGACCGACCCGTTGAAACCTAAGATCTCAGTTCCAATAAGTGCCCCCTTAAGGACCAGGACCTTAGCAGAAGATAATGAGTTAAACAAAGACTGCATACTAATTGTCGAAGACAATGATGCCCTGCGTTACTATCTGAAGCATACATTTAGCCCTGATTACAAGGTTGTCGATGTTGCAAACGGAGAAGAAGCGATAGTGAATTTG
- a CDS encoding ligand-binding sensor domain-containing protein, translating into MAGRRLRLIYDDTLGILAFDNTGRIFSYSAEHDEFWIGTFNEGLWIWDLHKTALYPIKGQDANFSNPIRAICRYDNETFLLGVDGGGVYSIGKDSKEARLLMSTDDSTDIYLRGNGIYALKTDVQGNIWIGSYSGGVSVAILPDYQTQILKHEKGNSQSIANNNINAIAENSDGRLWFATDDGISIYNSKQNEWTHRLKGSVVVTFCNGENGSIWAGTYGNGVFLLNADGKEIRHLSQEANILTTNYVFSITRDKDGDIWVGGHNGPLVLVDKNGRRKKTYDIKWVHSIETLANGTVSVATVNGFYIIDKVNDTLKNYASFTEFYHKNASAYIVSMLFNDDGTVWLGTEGGGLNLTNINLNKVLAEELIDFQSYCDKKQVQLKLELPAEDIFIRADKHIAGQSDIQRL; encoded by the coding sequence ATGGCAGGTCGCCGTCTTCGCCTTATCTATGACGATACTTTAGGCATCCTGGCATTCGACAATACAGGAAGGATCTTTAGTTATTCTGCCGAACACGATGAATTCTGGATTGGCACTTTTAATGAAGGGCTGTGGATATGGGATCTCCACAAAACCGCACTATACCCGATAAAGGGGCAGGATGCAAACTTCTCAAATCCCATCCGGGCTATCTGCAGGTATGATAATGAAACCTTCCTGCTTGGGGTTGACGGAGGTGGGGTCTATAGCATCGGCAAGGACTCAAAGGAAGCCAGGCTCCTTATGAGTACAGACGACAGTACCGACATCTACCTGCGGGGCAATGGCATATATGCATTGAAGACTGATGTCCAGGGCAATATCTGGATTGGCAGTTATTCAGGTGGGGTCTCTGTTGCAATCCTTCCCGACTATCAAACACAGATCCTGAAACATGAAAAGGGCAATAGCCAATCCATTGCAAACAACAATATCAACGCTATTGCTGAAAATAGTGACGGCAGGCTGTGGTTTGCCACCGACGATGGAATCAGCATATATAATTCCAAACAGAATGAGTGGACCCACCGCCTGAAAGGCTCTGTGGTTGTAACCTTCTGCAATGGCGAAAATGGCAGCATCTGGGCTGGAACCTATGGCAACGGGGTCTTCTTGCTAAACGCCGACGGGAAGGAGATACGCCATCTCAGTCAGGAAGCTAATATTCTGACAACAAACTATGTATTTTCAATAACCAGGGATAAGGATGGGGATATTTGGGTCGGAGGCCATAACGGACCTTTGGTGCTCGTCGACAAAAATGGCAGGAGAAAAAAGACCTATGATATTAAATGGGTGCATTCAATTGAGACCTTAGCCAACGGAACTGTTAGCGTTGCAACTGTAAATGGGTTTTATATTATTGACAAAGTCAATGACACACTGAAGAACTATGCGTCCTTCACAGAGTTTTATCATAAGAATGCAAGTGCTTACATCGTATCAATGCTCTTTAATGACGATGGCACCGTATGGCTGGGAACCGAAGGTGGCGGATTAAATCTGACCAACATAAACCTAAACAAGGTATTGGCCGAGGAGTTGATTGATTTCCAGTCCTATTGCGACAAAAAACAGGTTCAACTGAAACTGGAACTGCCTGCAGAAGATATATTTATCCGGGCTGATAAGCATATTGCTGGACAATCTGATATCCAACGCCTGTAA
- a CDS encoding HU family DNA-binding protein has protein sequence MTKADVVNEISKNTGIEKVTVQKTVEAFMETVKANLVKGNNVYLRGFGSFVIKRRAEKTARNISRNTTIIIPAHNIPSFKPSKSFVSKVKDTKK, from the coding sequence ATGACAAAGGCTGATGTTGTAAACGAGATTTCGAAAAATACTGGAATTGAAAAAGTTACGGTACAAAAGACCGTGGAAGCTTTTATGGAAACTGTGAAGGCAAACCTGGTAAAAGGTAACAACGTTTATCTCAGGGGTTTCGGTAGTTTCGTGATTAAGCGCAGAGCAGAAAAGACTGCAAGGAATATTTCAAGGAACACAACCATTATTATTCCTGCACACAATATCCCATCATTTAAACCTTCCAAGAGCTTTGTTAGCAAGGTTAAGGATACTAAGAAATAA
- a CDS encoding Rne/Rng family ribonuclease yields the protein MSAELFVDVTPKELTIALLENKRLVELRKELSNVQFAVGDIYLGRVKKIMPGLNAAFIDVGYEKDAFLHYLDLGPQVRSLQKYVTMIASGKKGVPALHKLKPESDINKNGTISEVLSVGQEVLVQIAKEPISTKGPRLTSEISIAGRNLILIPFSDKVSISQKIVQNEERNRLKRLLLSIKPKGYGVIVRTVAEGKRVAELDKELRTLVKRWEESVVNLKDTKAPGLIMGEIGRTTAFLRDLFNPSFQSIYVNDDKVFKEMKDYVGLIAPGREKIVKLFEGSSPMFDQFGIEKQIKASLGRTVSFKSGAYLIIEHTEALHAIDVNSGNRSKSSSSQENNALDVNLAATEEIARQLRLRDMGGIIVIDFIDMQDLDHRQKVYERMKEVMANDRTKHNILPLSKFGLMQITRQRVRPEMHIDTEEKCPSCLGTGTVSPSILLTDKIENAIRLVKQEQKVRKMTLWVHPYVYAFIKQGFPSLALKWKWEFGFGLRIVSSASLSFLEFKIETDNKEKRLSN from the coding sequence GTGAGTGCAGAACTATTCGTAGATGTCACTCCTAAAGAACTTACTATTGCATTGCTCGAAAACAAGAGATTGGTCGAGCTGAGAAAAGAGCTTAGTAATGTTCAATTTGCAGTAGGCGATATTTATTTGGGCAGGGTGAAGAAGATCATGCCCGGATTGAATGCTGCGTTTATTGATGTAGGCTACGAAAAAGATGCTTTTTTGCATTATCTCGATCTTGGACCACAGGTTCGGAGCCTCCAGAAATACGTAACAATGATTGCCTCCGGCAAAAAAGGAGTGCCTGCCTTGCATAAACTAAAACCGGAAAGTGACATCAATAAAAACGGTACGATCTCGGAGGTTTTGTCGGTAGGACAGGAGGTCCTTGTGCAAATAGCCAAGGAGCCAATATCAACCAAAGGACCACGGTTGACCTCTGAAATTTCCATTGCTGGCCGTAACCTGATACTAATACCTTTCTCTGATAAGGTTTCAATCAGCCAGAAGATTGTACAGAATGAGGAACGTAACCGTCTGAAAAGACTGCTATTAAGCATTAAGCCAAAGGGCTATGGAGTAATAGTCAGAACTGTAGCTGAAGGTAAGCGTGTGGCTGAACTTGATAAGGAGCTGCGTACTCTTGTCAAACGTTGGGAAGAGTCAGTAGTAAACTTAAAAGACACAAAAGCTCCCGGGTTGATTATGGGTGAGATTGGCCGTACTACAGCCTTCCTAAGAGACCTGTTTAATCCATCCTTTCAGTCGATATACGTCAATGATGACAAGGTTTTTAAAGAAATGAAAGACTACGTGGGGCTTATAGCTCCCGGTCGTGAAAAGATTGTGAAACTCTTTGAAGGGTCAAGCCCGATGTTTGATCAGTTTGGTATAGAAAAGCAAATCAAGGCTTCTCTGGGCCGAACAGTCTCATTCAAAAGTGGTGCGTATCTGATAATAGAGCATACTGAAGCCCTTCATGCGATTGATGTCAACAGCGGAAACCGTTCCAAGTCTTCTTCAAGCCAGGAAAACAATGCTCTGGATGTAAATCTGGCAGCAACCGAAGAAATTGCCCGCCAATTGAGGTTGCGTGACATGGGAGGGATTATTGTAATCGACTTTATTGATATGCAGGATCTGGATCATCGCCAGAAAGTCTATGAAAGGATGAAAGAGGTGATGGCCAATGACAGAACCAAGCATAATATTCTGCCTTTGAGCAAATTTGGTCTGATGCAAATTACGCGTCAGCGGGTGCGACCCGAAATGCATATTGATACCGAAGAGAAATGTCCATCCTGTCTGGGTACGGGTACTGTTTCACCCTCCATTCTGTTGACCGACAAGATTGAAAATGCTATCCGGTTAGTTAAGCAAGAGCAAAAAGTTAGAAAAATGACCCTGTGGGTACATCCTTATGTATATGCCTTTATCAAACAAGGATTCCCTTCGCTTGCACTTAAGTGGAAGTGGGAATTCGGATTCGGGCTTAGGATTGTATCCTCCGCTTCTTTATCATTCTTAGAGTTCAAGATCGAAACCGATAATAAAGAAAAGAGGTTGTCCAATTAA
- a CDS encoding glycoside hydrolase family 43 protein — MSQNRPVVQTKFTADPAPMVHDGTVYLYTSHDEDDAPEGMGRFLMKEWLLYTSTDMVNWTDHGAVASLKDFKWLNKENGAWAPHCVERNGKFYLYCPLHGNGIGVLVADSPFGPFIDPIGKPLVWQKEHWYDIDPNIWIDDDGQAYLYWGNPTLYYVKLNEDMISTSGEIVEDKTFPKREDRESPYHYQEGPWVFKRNDYYYITYASTCCPEGIGYAMGKTPVGPWEFKGYIMKPDRRSSGNHPGVIQYKDKWYVFGFNFLLNFRQTDKHHERRSVCVAEITFNPDGTIQELPWWEEGTPVNPVGTLSPYKRTEAETIAWCEGLKTKSNASGGIYVTAVHNNDYIRVREVDFKKGAKSFEVSAASVSGGKIEIRLGNVDGQLLGVCDIHSTGGAETWKTFTTNVKKVKGVHDLYFVFKGGEGELFNLDYWKFN; from the coding sequence ATGTCTCAGAATCGACCGGTAGTGCAAACCAAGTTTACGGCAGACCCGGCTCCCATGGTTCATGACGGGACGGTATATCTGTATACCAGCCACGATGAAGATGACGCTCCGGAGGGGATGGGGCGCTTTTTGATGAAGGAGTGGTTATTGTATACGAGTACCGATATGGTCAATTGGACTGATCATGGTGCGGTAGCCTCCTTGAAGGATTTCAAATGGCTAAACAAAGAGAATGGGGCTTGGGCACCTCATTGTGTTGAACGCAACGGGAAGTTCTACCTTTATTGCCCACTACATGGCAATGGGATTGGTGTATTAGTAGCCGACTCTCCTTTCGGGCCTTTTATCGATCCGATCGGCAAACCCTTGGTGTGGCAAAAAGAGCATTGGTATGATATCGACCCGAATATATGGATTGATGATGATGGACAGGCATATCTGTATTGGGGAAATCCCACCCTATACTATGTAAAGCTCAACGAAGATATGATCTCTACCTCGGGGGAGATTGTAGAAGACAAAACATTCCCCAAACGAGAAGATCGTGAATCGCCTTACCATTATCAGGAGGGTCCTTGGGTGTTCAAACGTAACGACTATTATTACATCACCTATGCCAGCACTTGTTGCCCCGAAGGGATAGGCTATGCTATGGGTAAAACACCGGTTGGTCCCTGGGAATTCAAAGGATATATTATGAAACCCGACCGTAGATCATCGGGCAATCATCCCGGCGTAATTCAGTATAAAGATAAATGGTATGTGTTCGGTTTCAATTTCCTGTTGAACTTTCGGCAGACCGATAAACATCACGAACGACGCTCTGTCTGTGTGGCTGAAATCACCTTTAACCCCGACGGTACTATCCAAGAACTGCCTTGGTGGGAAGAGGGAACACCCGTCAATCCGGTAGGAACACTAAGTCCATACAAACGCACCGAGGCGGAAACTATTGCTTGGTGCGAAGGGCTGAAAACCAAATCGAACGCTTCGGGTGGAATCTATGTTACCGCAGTTCATAACAACGACTATATCCGGGTGCGGGAGGTCGATTTCAAAAAAGGAGCGAAAAGCTTCGAAGTGAGTGCTGCTTCTGTTTCAGGTGGGAAAATCGAAATAAGGTTGGGTAATGTCGACGGCCAATTGTTGGGTGTTTGCGATATCCATTCTACCGGTGGCGCCGAGACCTGGAAAACCTTTACTACAAATGTAAAGAAGGTGAAAGGCGTACACGATCTTTATTTTGTATTCAAAGGCGGCGAAGGTGAATTATTCAACCTGGATTACTGGAAGTTTAACTAA
- a CDS encoding DUF6805 domain-containing protein — MPNVSDYLAIFRGPILLGAKAGDHDLHGLICDDGRWAHIASGSLLPITQAPHIVGERNEIIEKLENMQTIDGKPLHFTCPGLFQFAEEEIVLEPFYGIHDNRYIIYWPSMTQERYSAVKEERELAEKERMRLDLRTVDQVKPGEQQPETDHLMQAERSRTNYFRDESFRDAVDSGYFSYYLLTGGETNLLLRVRYWGNEEGKRACDIFIDNTLLLTENIVGKWNKNEFVEVEYPIPASMLKGKKNIRVRFQADKGRDNRTGAVYHVRLMKP, encoded by the coding sequence ATGCCTAATGTGTCCGATTATCTGGCTATTTTCAGAGGTCCTATCTTATTAGGAGCGAAAGCAGGAGATCATGATCTACACGGTTTGATTTGCGACGACGGTCGTTGGGCACATATTGCCTCCGGTTCGTTGTTGCCTATTACGCAAGCTCCGCATATTGTAGGCGAGCGTAACGAAATTATCGAAAAGCTTGAAAACATGCAGACCATCGATGGAAAACCGCTTCATTTTACTTGTCCCGGTTTGTTCCAATTTGCTGAGGAAGAGATTGTTTTGGAACCCTTTTATGGCATTCACGACAATCGATATATCATCTACTGGCCCTCTATGACACAAGAAAGATATTCGGCTGTAAAAGAGGAACGCGAACTGGCGGAAAAAGAACGAATGAGACTTGACCTGCGAACCGTAGATCAGGTGAAACCGGGAGAGCAACAGCCTGAAACGGATCATTTAATGCAAGCTGAAAGATCGAGAACCAATTATTTTCGGGATGAAAGTTTTCGGGATGCTGTTGATAGTGGTTACTTTAGTTACTATTTATTAACCGGTGGAGAAACCAATTTGTTGCTCCGTGTACGTTACTGGGGCAATGAAGAAGGAAAACGTGCCTGTGATATTTTCATTGATAATACACTTTTGTTGACTGAAAATATAGTCGGCAAATGGAATAAAAATGAATTCGTCGAAGTAGAATATCCTATCCCTGCATCCATGTTGAAAGGGAAAAAGAATATTCGTGTACGTTTTCAAGCCGATAAAGGCAGAGACAATCGCACGGGTGCGGTCTATCATGTACGGTTAATGAAACCATAG